The window GGCGCCCTCGTCCTCGACGGCCGCCTGCACACCGGCAGTTCGGGGCTGGCCCTCGAGGTCGGCCATCTCACCGTGAACCCCGAGGGGCGTCCGTGCCACTGCGGCGGTCGCGGCTGCCTCGACGTCGAGACCGACCCGCTGGCCTTCCTCGTCGCCGCCCGCCGCGAACCGGGCCCCGAGGAGTCGCTGCTCAAGCAGGCGAGCGACCTGCTGCGCACGGAGTACGAGGACGCGGCGGTACGGGCCGCGTCCGACGAACTGATCGACCGGCTCGGCCTCGGGCTGGCCGGACTCGTCAACATCCTCAACCCGGACCGGATCATCCTCGGCGGACTGCACCGCGCACTGCTCGACGCCGACCCGGAGCGACTGCGCGCCGTCGTCGCCGATCGCAGCCTGTGGGGGCGCAGCGGCAGTGTGCCGATCCTGCCGTGCACCCTCGATCACAACAGCCTGGTCGGCGCGGCCGAACTGGCCTGGCAGCCGGTTCTCGACGACCCGCTGGCCGCACTGGCCTGAACCGGCGGCCGCGGAGTGCGGGCCGTCCCGGACACGGTCGAGCAACTCCGGTGTGCAGTGCGCGGCTTGGTGCAGACCGGTGGCCGCCACCACATCCCTCCCCGTCGAATGGGCCGGTGACGCAAGCATGTCGGCCCCGCGCCCATCCCGTACGGTGTCCACTGCACCACCGACCGGCCCCTGAGAGCCCGGAAGTCGCGCGGCCGCTCGGCCGCTCGCTCGCGGTCGTCCAGCTCCTGGCCCGGCAGGGCCGGGCTGCGCAGAAAGAGATGGTCGTGGGCCTCGCACACGCCCAACTCCCTGGCAGGGATGTCGCCGAGGACCGTGCGGACCGTGGCTACCACTGCCTGCCCTCCCCGAGCCGCTCCCGCTCCGGCATGGACAGATGCAGCACCTCGTAGCGCTCTCCGGGGGCTTCGGGGGCGTCGTGCTCCCAGAGCGTGAAGTGGAGCATCTCCCAGTGGCGGGGGTCGACGGCCAGCGCCATGGCGACCGCGCCGGGGGCCTTCGCCGACGTCCCGCTCTCCTCCAGCTCTGCCTCGACCGCGTCCGCCGGGGCCACCGAGGCAGGGATCGGCGCACGGTGGCGGGTCGCCGTGCGGGGGAGGGCGGCCGACGCGGGGCCTTCCGCGTACGACAGGCCGGTCCAGTGCTGCACCTCGGGACGGCCGAAGTCATCGACGATGCCCTGGAATCCGGGCCCCCAGAGGAACGCGTTCATGCCCTCGGGTGCCTTCCACAGGTACAGCGGCGCGTACTGATCGACCGGCGAGTGCTCGCCGCGTTCGCGTATCAGGTACGCCTTGATGCCCAGGCCGGGGAAGGTGTCGAGGAGGTGGCCCCTGGTTGCGACGCGGGTACGGATGATCCCCATGTCGTAATGGGCGGGCAGGGTGATCTCGTACTGCTTGGCATGCATCGCGTACTCCTCAGGCAGTAGTGGTGCGTGGGAGAGGTCAGGCGGAGCCAGTGCGTGGGGCGAGCAGCGAGAGCGGGCCCCTGACGCCCGCGTCGAAGGCCGCGGTCGAGCCCGAGGCGCGAGCCAGCACGTAGCCGCCCTGCACTGTCGCGACCACCGTCGCCGCTATCTCGTCCGGGTTCAGCGAGCGATCGAACTCGCCTTGGTCCAGGCCCTGCCGGACGACCTCGCCGAGCCGTCCGCGCAGCCAGCCGATCGTCTCGTCGACGGGTGCGCGCAGCTTGTCGCTGGCGATGACATCCGGGTCCATCGTCAGCCGGCCGACCGGGCAGCCGCGGAGCACGTCGCGCTCACGCCGGAGGTACGCCGAGATCCGTTCGTACGCCGATCCCGGGCCGCCCAGCACCAGTTCGGCGCCGGCCCGCAGCTCCGCCGCCGTGCGCACGATGGCGGCCAGTGCCCGATCGGGTTTGCCCGCGAAGCGGTGGTACATGCTGCCCTGGCCGGCGCCCGCGTGCTGCTGGATCGCCTTCGGGCTCGTGCCCACATATCCGCGCTCCCACGGGAGCTCCCGGGTGGCTTCGATCAGACGGTCCGGAGTGCTCATGAGCTCTGTACATACCAGTAGGTACAGAGCTCCAGGGATCTCGGCCGGTCAGCGGGAGCAGGTGCCCGAGGGCCGCGTACTCCCAAGGGGGTACGCATACGGCCGCTGGCCGTACGACGACTCGGACCCCCTCCCGGAGCCAGGCTCGTCAGCGACAGAACAACAGCACAACAGAACCTCGCACCGAGGGAGCTGACCGAGATGAACACCCTGGCCTACTCCGGTGGACCCGGACCGTGGATCCTCCTCTTCCCGCTGATCTGGGCGGCCGTCGTCGTCACCCTTGTCACCGTGCTGCGCCGTACCGGCCGGCGCGGCGGCCGACCTGGCCCGTGGGGCCTGCGCACCGTTCACGGCGCTCCAGGTCTCCCCGGCGAACAGTCGCCCATCGCCCTGCTCGGCCGTCGTTTCGCGGCGGGTGAGATCGACGAGGACGAGTACTGGCGACGGCTCTCCGTACTGGACGAGCAGTTCGGCCGTACCGGTCGGGGAGGTGCCGCGTGACCACCACGCTCAACTCGACCGCCACCGCCACCGCCGCCCGCGTCGTCGACGCCGTGAAGATCTACGGCACGGGCGAGACCGAGGTCAGGGCCCTGGACGGGGTGAGCGTCGGCTTCCCGGCCGGCCGCTTCACCGCGATCATGGGGCCCTCCGGTTCCGGCAAGTCCACCCTGATGCACTGCGCCGCCGGCCTCGACACCCTCACCTCCGGTTCCGCCCTCATCGGCGACACCGACCTCAGCGCGCTCGACGACCGCAGGCTCACTCTGCTGCGCCGGCAGCGCATCGGCTTCGTCTTCCAGGCCTTCAACCTGATCCCCACCCTCACGGTCGCCGAGAACATCACCCTCCCCATGGACCTCGCCGGCGAGCGCGGTGACCAGGAGTGGATCGACGCCCTCATCGACACCGTGGGCCTGCGGGACCGGCTGCACCACCGGCCCGGCGAACTCTCCGGGGGGCAGCAGCAACGGGTCGCCGTGGCCCGCGCCTTCGCGGGACGCCCCGATGTCGTGTTCGCCGACGAACCGACTGGCAATCTCGACTCCCGATCCGGCCAGGAGGTGCTGCGGCTCCTCGGCCGCACCGTCCGGCAGACCAGCCGTACGGTCGTCATGGTCACCCATGACCCGGTCGCCGCCGCCCACGCCGACGAGGTCGTCTTCCTCGCCGACGGACACCTCGTCGACCGGATGCCGGAT is drawn from Streptomyces sp. NBC_01717 and contains these coding sequences:
- a CDS encoding DUF4865 family protein, with amino-acid sequence MHAKQYEITLPAHYDMGIIRTRVATRGHLLDTFPGLGIKAYLIRERGEHSPVDQYAPLYLWKAPEGMNAFLWGPGFQGIVDDFGRPEVQHWTGLSYAEGPASAALPRTATRHRAPIPASVAPADAVEAELEESGTSAKAPGAVAMALAVDPRHWEMLHFTLWEHDAPEAPGERYEVLHLSMPERERLGEGRQW
- a CDS encoding TetR/AcrR family transcriptional regulator, with product MSTPDRLIEATRELPWERGYVGTSPKAIQQHAGAGQGSMYHRFAGKPDRALAAIVRTAAELRAGAELVLGGPGSAYERISAYLRRERDVLRGCPVGRLTMDPDVIASDKLRAPVDETIGWLRGRLGEVVRQGLDQGEFDRSLNPDEIAATVVATVQGGYVLARASGSTAAFDAGVRGPLSLLAPRTGSA
- a CDS encoding SHOCT domain-containing protein, which translates into the protein MNTLAYSGGPGPWILLFPLIWAAVVVTLVTVLRRTGRRGGRPGPWGLRTVHGAPGLPGEQSPIALLGRRFAAGEIDEDEYWRRLSVLDEQFGRTGRGGAA
- a CDS encoding ABC transporter ATP-binding protein; the encoded protein is MTTTLNSTATATAARVVDAVKIYGTGETEVRALDGVSVGFPAGRFTAIMGPSGSGKSTLMHCAAGLDTLTSGSALIGDTDLSALDDRRLTLLRRQRIGFVFQAFNLIPTLTVAENITLPMDLAGERGDQEWIDALIDTVGLRDRLHHRPGELSGGQQQRVAVARAFAGRPDVVFADEPTGNLDSRSGQEVLRLLGRTVRQTSRTVVMVTHDPVAAAHADEVVFLADGHLVDRMPDPTAERVLDRLKAIDLTPGTTARTP